The Methylocella tundrae genome contains the following window.
AACGATGGCGCCGGCGGCGTTGAAAATGAAAAATCGCCAGGGCTCGAGTCTGTTGGCGCCCGCCAGAATAGCGGCGAAGGCGCGTAGCACAGCAACGAATCGGCCAAAGAAGACGATCGCCCCGCCGTATTTTCGAAACAGATATTGTCCAAGCTTCAGGCGGCCTTCGTCGAGATGGACGAGACGCCCATATCGCGCGAGCAGCGCAACGCCAAAGGTGCGGCCGGCCCAAAAGCCCAGATTGTCGCCGAGGATGGCGCCGCCCGCGGCCGTCGCGATCACGCCGAAGATATTCAGGCTTTCGTGATGGAGCGCGTGCGAGCCGCCAGCAAAAATGGCGGCGGAGACCAGAATCGTTTCGCCCGGAAAAGGTATGCCGGCGCTCTCAATCGCGACGACGCAGAAAATCGCGAGGTAGCCGTAATGCTCTATAAAAGCGGGAATCTGATCGGAGAGAAACATGCTGGCCTTCATCGCGGCTTCGGCGCGGAGATGGATAGCCGAGCAGAGGCGCCATCAAGACAAAAGTTTGACCGCCGCGCAAAGCCCGCCGGCGTCAGATCCACGGCGCCGCAGCTAGGGCCGATTGGTTCAAGCGCCGGCGGGCGCCGCCGATTCCCCGTTCAAGAAGAACGTGCCGCGCAAAAAGCGGACCGGAACCTTCTCGCCGGGGCGGTAGACGGCGGAAGCGGGCGTATCGACCTCGATGCTCGAGGCCTGGCACGGAATTGCGATCTCCGCGCGCCGCGTCGGGCCGCTTCGGCGCACGGACAGGATTTCGCCTTGAAGCGCACCCGGGCCCGCGTCGCCGATGGCGATATCTTGCGGGCGCACGAACAGCCGGCCTTCGCCTGCGCCGCTCGCCGCCTGCCGGTTCGAGGCGGGAAGCGCCACCTGATGGTCGCCGATGAAAACCTGCCCGTCACGCAGGTGGGCGCGAAGAGCGGTCGCCTCGCCTATGAATGAATTCACAAATGCGCTCGCCGGATGGTCGTAGATCTCGTCCGGCGTGCCGATTTGCTCGATACGGCCGCCATTGAGCACCGCGACGCGATCGGCGAGTTCGAGCGCTTCATCCTGATCATGCGTCACGAAAATTGTCGTGTGCCCCGTCTGGGCGTGAAGCTCGCGCAGCCAGCTGCGCAATTCGCGCCGCACCTTGGCGTCGAGCGCGCCGAAAGGTTCGTCAAGCAACAGCACGCGGGGCTCGACGGCGAGCGCGCGGGCGAGGGCGACGCGTTGCCGTTGACCGCCTGACAATTGCGCGGGACGGCGTTTTTCGAGGCCGCCCAGCTGGACGAGATCCAGCAGCTCCAGAGCCCGCTTGCGAATTTCAGCCTTGGGCGGGCGCTGCGCGCGCTCACGCACGTCGAGACCGAAGGAGACATTTTCTTCGACCGTCAGATGCTTGAAAAGCGCGTAGCTCTGGAACACGAAGCCGACGCGCCGCTCCTGCACGGTTTTTTGCGAGGCGTCCTCGTCGCCAAAGAAAACTTTTCCGGCATCGGGAATGTCGAGACCCGCGATAATGCGCAGCAAGGTCGTCTTGCCGCCGCCAGATGGTCCGAGCAAAGCGACAAGCTCTCCGCTGCCGACGGTCAGGCTGACGCCCTCCAGCGCCGCGCGGCGCGCTGCGGGGAAGGATTTGACGATGTCGACGGCGCGTATTTGCATGGCGTTGCCTTTGTTGCTTCTCGCAAAGTCTTTGTCTCAAACCATCGTCCAAACCGGCGCCCGCCGCGCAGGAACCGGGCGTCGAGCTAGTGACCGCGCGCCTTGCCCGGCGCCGAGCTGCTGGAGCGCGATTCCAGCACAGTCTTGACGAGAAGCGTCACGAGCGCCAGGAGGGCGAGCAGGGACGCGACCGCGAAGGCTGCGGTTATGTTGTACTCATTGTAGAGAATTTCGACGTGCAGCG
Protein-coding sequences here:
- a CDS encoding sulfate/molybdate ABC transporter ATP-binding protein, with the protein product MQIRAVDIVKSFPAARRAALEGVSLTVGSGELVALLGPSGGGKTTLLRIIAGLDIPDAGKVFFGDEDASQKTVQERRVGFVFQSYALFKHLTVEENVSFGLDVRERAQRPPKAEIRKRALELLDLVQLGGLEKRRPAQLSGGQRQRVALARALAVEPRVLLLDEPFGALDAKVRRELRSWLRELHAQTGHTTIFVTHDQDEALELADRVAVLNGGRIEQIGTPDEIYDHPASAFVNSFIGEATALRAHLRDGQVFIGDHQVALPASNRQAASGAGEGRLFVRPQDIAIGDAGPGALQGEILSVRRSGPTRRAEIAIPCQASSIEVDTPASAVYRPGEKVPVRFLRGTFFLNGESAAPAGA
- a CDS encoding DedA family protein; the protein is MFLSDQIPAFIEHYGYLAIFCVVAIESAGIPFPGETILVSAAIFAGGSHALHHESLNIFGVIATAAGGAILGDNLGFWAGRTFGVALLARYGRLVHLDEGRLKLGQYLFRKYGGAIVFFGRFVAVLRAFAAILAGANRLEPWRFFIFNAAGAIVWASLFGGLGFLFGAEAHRIAGPLGLVSLAAALAVFAFCWRFYKRNEIRLIAEAEAALPGPIQTQVR